From a region of the Kwoniella mangroviensis CBS 8507 chromosome 1 map unlocalized Ctg01, whole genome shotgun sequence genome:
- a CDS encoding translation initiation factor eIF-1A: MPKNKGKGGKNNRRGKKEDGENKRELIFKEDGQEYAQVVKMLGNGRLEAKCLDGETRLAQIRGQMRKKVWIVVGDIILLSLRDFQDDRADVIHKYTADEARNLKTYGELKDFTLVENAEAGSEEEEEGIEFEEADIDDICEY; the protein is encoded by the exons ATGCCTAAG AATAAGGGAAAG GGCGGTAAGAACAACCgaaggggaaagaaagaagatggtgaaaatAAGCGAGAATTGATCTTCaaagaagatggacaagAGTACGCTCAAGTGGTCAAGATGTTGGGTAACGGTCGATTGGAAGCCAAATGTCTTGATGGTGAGACGCGATTGGCTCAGATCAGAGGTCAGATGaggaaaaag GTATGGATCGTAGTAGGCgacatcatccttctctccttacGTGACTTCCAAGACGACCGAGCGGATGTTATCCACAAATACACCGCCGACGAAGCGCGTAATTTGAAGACCTATGGAGAATTGAAAGATTTCACCTTGGTCGAAAATGCAGAAGCTGgttcagaggaagaagaggaaggtatcgaattcgaggaagctgatattgatgatatctgtgAGTACTGA